Proteins encoded by one window of Dendropsophus ebraccatus isolate aDenEbr1 chromosome 4, aDenEbr1.pat, whole genome shotgun sequence:
- the SOX10 gene encoding transcription factor SOX-10, protein MSDDQSLSEVEMSPVGSEDPSLTPEPLASHAHSGPDDDEDGKVKKEHDSEDERFPVCIREAVSQVLSGYDWTLVPMPVRVNGGNKSKPHVKRPMNAFMVWAQAARRKLADQYPHLHNAELSKTLGKLWRLLNENDKRPFIEEAERLRMQHKKDHPDYKYQPRRRKNGKPTAGEGDVSSENEGGAASIQAHYKNSHLDHRHGSPMSDGNSEHSTGQSHGPPTPPTTPKTELQGGKSEGKRDGSRSLADGGKPHIDFGNVDIGEISHDVMSNMEPFDVNEFDQYLPPNGHAAHASHIGGYTSSYGLSGALAAGPSAWALAKQHAPNVADSKAQVKTENSSTSHYTEQPSTSQLTYTSLGLPHYGSAFPSISRPQFDYSDHQPTSSYYSHSSQASGLYSAFSYMGPPQRPLYTAISDPPSVAPSHSPTHWEQPVYTTLSRP, encoded by the exons ATGAGTGACGATCAGAGCCTGTCGGAGGTCGAGATGAGCCCAGTTGGGTCTGAAGATCCTTCTCTGACACCTGAGCCTCTGGCATCCCATGCTCATTCTGGTccagatgatgatgaagatgggaAGGTGAAGAAAGAGCATGATTCAGAGGATGAAAGGTTTCCTGTCTGCATTCGTGAAGCTGTCTCCCAAGTCTTGAGTGGTTATGATTGGACATTAGTTCCTATGCCAGTGAGGGTCAATGGTGGCAATAAGTCTAAACCACATGTGAAGCGACCCATGAATGCTTTCATGGTATGGGCACAAGCTGCTCGCCGTAAGTTGGCTGATCAGTATCCACACCTACACAATGCAGAGCTGAGCAAGACACTTGGCAAGCTTTGGAG ATTGTTAAACGAAAATGACAAAAGACCTTTCATCGAAGAAGCTGAGAGACTGCGGATGCAGCATAAGAAAGACCACCCAGATTATAAATATCAGCCTCGTAGAAGAAAAAATGGAAAGCCCACCGCCGGAGAGGGAGATGTTTCCTCTGAAAACGAGGGAGGCGCTGCATCCATACAGGCCCACTACAAAAACTCACATCTGGACCATAGACATGGCTCCCCTATGTCTGATGGGAACTCAGAACATTCAACAG GACAAAGTCATGGTCCTCCTACCCCACCAACAACACCTAAAACAGAACTTCAGGGTGGAAAATCTGAGGGAAAGAGAGATGGATCTCGCTCACTTGCAGATGGAGGGAAACCACACATTGATTTTGGCAACGTCGATATCGGGGAAATAAGCCATGATGTTATGTCCAATATGGAGCCATTTGACGTCAATGAGTTTGACCAGTACCTTCCACCTAATGGTCATGCAGCACACGCAAGTCATATTGGGGGTTACACTTCAAGCTACGGTCTCAGTGGAGCTTTAGCTGCGGGTCCCTCTGCTTGGGCCCTGGCAAAGCAACATGCTCCCAATGTGGCAGACTCAAAAGCTCAGGTGAAGACGGAAAACTCAAGTACCAGCCACTATACAGAGCAACCGTCCACATCACAGCTGACCTACACCTCCCTGGGGTTGCCACACTACGGTTCAGCCTTCCCTTCCATCTCAAGGCCACAGTTCGACTACTCAGACCACCAACCAACGAGTTCTTATTACAGCCATTCTAGTCAGGCCTCTGGGCTCTACTCGGCCTTCTCCTATATGGGCCCTCCACAGCGTCCTCTTTATACTGCAATTTCTGATCCACCCAGTGTGGCGCCATCACATAGCCCAACACATTGGGAACAGCCTGTCTACACCACTCTGTCGAGACCATGA